In Paenibacillus ihbetae, the following are encoded in one genomic region:
- a CDS encoding EamA family transporter, with product MALISKRSDDQILFINHKIGIGFILCSALITSIGQALWKVSEGTNLLLVLLGLILYIFGAAFMIIAYKYGNLSVLQPLLCVGYIFSVFIGFFFLNEEITLQKCLGILIISLGAITIGVNQHD from the coding sequence GTGGCACTAATTAGTAAACGAAGCGATGATCAAATTCTATTTATAAACCACAAGATTGGAATAGGATTTATTCTTTGTTCAGCGTTGATCACTTCTATAGGGCAAGCTCTATGGAAAGTATCAGAAGGAACAAATCTGCTGTTAGTCTTGTTAGGATTGATACTGTATATCTTCGGCGCTGCATTTATGATAATAGCTTATAAATATGGAAATTTATCTGTTTTACAGCCACTATTATGTGTGGGCTATATTTTTTCAGTATTTATTGGATTTTTTTTCTTGAATGAAGAAATTACCTTACAAAAATGCTTGGGAATACTCATAATCTCATTAGGTGCCATTACAATAGGTGTCAATCAACATGATTAA